From Bacteroidota bacterium, the proteins below share one genomic window:
- a CDS encoding mobile mystery protein A, whose amino-acid sequence MARRSLLLQQLDRKMEAYAPLKQSAILPGGWVRSIRTAVGMSLAQLGRKLTMTKQGALDIERREQDGTITLKSLQEAARAMDMQLVYGFVPQDGSLDALIERKAIELATKIVLRTSATMQLEDQGNSAARLEAAIRERAEEIKQEMPRYLWD is encoded by the coding sequence ATGGCCAGACGATCTTTATTGTTGCAGCAGTTAGACCGGAAGATGGAAGCGTATGCACCGCTGAAACAGTCGGCGATTTTGCCGGGTGGATGGGTGCGTTCGATCCGCACGGCTGTGGGAATGTCTTTAGCGCAATTGGGAAGAAAACTTACCATGACGAAACAGGGCGCTTTGGATATTGAGCGTCGGGAGCAGGACGGGACGATCACGTTGAAGTCGCTGCAGGAAGCGGCCCGCGCAATGGATATGCAACTGGTGTATGGTTTCGTGCCGCAGGATGGGTCGCTGGATGCACTCATCGAACGCAAAGCGATTGAGCTGGCTACGAAGATTGTCCTGCGCACGTCGGCGACCATGCAGTTGGAAGACCAGGGTAATTCGGCGGCGCGGCTCGAAGCGGCAATCCGTGAACGGGCGGAGGAGATAAAACAAGAAATGCCCCGGTATCTATGGGATTGA
- a CDS encoding T9SS type A sorting domain-containing protein, whose amino-acid sequence MSYRGDATEGGEACSDYNVFPNPVRHDYNGPIAVSGLVADADVRITDVAGNVVFHTKALGGQAVWNGNDFSGRRAQTGVYLVYVTNEDGSATCVTRLLLAN is encoded by the coding sequence GTGAGTTACCGCGGCGACGCGACGGAAGGCGGTGAAGCCTGCAGTGACTACAACGTATTCCCGAATCCCGTGCGGCACGACTACAACGGACCCATCGCGGTCTCCGGCCTGGTGGCCGATGCCGACGTCCGCATCACCGATGTGGCCGGCAACGTGGTATTTCATACCAAGGCCCTGGGCGGACAGGCCGTCTGGAACGGCAACGATTTCTCCGGACGCCGCGCGCAGACGGGCGTTTACCTGGTGTACGTGACGAACGAAGACGGATCCGCGACCTGCGTGACGCGTCTGTTGCTGGCGAACTGA
- a CDS encoding SprB repeat-containing protein, with product MKPKYILRSVLLFFILGHAIITDVLAQLGPLDYAHRGIYVDRFFNVYPGSSTSYVDEAYSMLGCGTLNPITNLYPKEEALLTYCKENHINYLILYDGRILFNPANLARIINGSTVQDHLCRFMNIAESDYCIQSWGVAVGSGSEGQGAVNYNNSNPIAAFQLTSAERLLLNDSLLISAIEDSTLAFGDTLWNLAQNLREVFSLARFNSMGTCIDFSVLTTEFEFWNTQSGLSYAGFQSLVNAIRPMGLTVEAYLFAFSDAAGGAASPQDMADWFDANSTWNSGYPNIDRVLATHYNAYSSNIEKPFDFSSTRTKNSLLKSASTTRKSLIRPLFSGESDAWSGDIHNNYTRYQGYWISTTISPIGLGTLDPPHARNIFLAEKYYYRDWRSNTLVNTDISSNSENDIHPGATHWFAASMMEKYLRNPKIFYRSDALGCSPQATDNLQFTYCGPVESTLEYEFVIKDHLGTVLFTTTRQANGTLEVPQGTSIPVSTIAPIIVPLGSNGIVLDNLHPYRAELTVYYKKLTSLPATYSDCGQYTYGEDLWIAEAPHLNVIGNLRNSYQVCQEDHLILEASVNPGAVGSITWYREPFGGGAAQILSIQTGRSVLISGSSALTDWNTGDWDYYYTVSAGCGTHLESNHVRINILQNPKLEPIDQVCDDDPFSTNVELRVSSPYAGATYLWSDLTTSNTMIAYGSGKYYVKITNEGGCTRELTTIIQSKPTIASIGNCTLQETAYGGVSSPTNTDWFWYRKDPVTQQNVALPVQSPEYLLSAISGGLYSCRVEMNTVPGYYSTCRNNTIRLEPIIDAVSKIDPSCNGASNGSIDLSFINITDIRSYAWSPGGFTTQNISNLSAGTYTCTVTSNTTGCTASVTVVLQDPGSLTVSLSPTSVNCSIGCDGSITATVGGGVGGYSYSWNNGVGTNASLNNLCPGPYTCVVTDANGCTASASTVLGSTTASCNGSQVQFCTGATASQVLAAGIYAPGTPVSIESDFTVDVDFTFDNSDVAIATGVRILVDPNARLQVINGTVLHACSVSWQGIELKDGTSSLEILTGSTLRDAVVGVLSSTGSAIAIDQANFLHNERSIFLKTVPFPAFSCQRSTFDYGNISFKDPTAFFHIGLENVNGVQIGIPGPGLANDFSHARYCVSANSSDFTLINNNFHDLGYEVKDDAGQYVNIGNAVRAINSPSNQVVIGNSSAPDDHNYFHLIECVGIYVESDLDQLHIRGNEFDKVFRCMDMTGVRNSNVTIYDNKFFSFGLGLLAVEIESSNFTVSENQFNMVSWDPDPTLSVPQPYGLVSRYGTVALSFQNLEQTPVTIHCFNNRMANSRAGIHLRNIDGLSQPNVLVEHNQVFYTHPSYISYGIERGIWLEHDEQVDVRNNHIALRDNVPNPDDAFRLTGIQFDFTTSTRIDENYIGNMGFSIKGSHLCQETRLHCNNFDGYSNGVNAYKLSLPTQGDDDILGNPDLSYNNQWNGVQSGAFKIDGSVSGPRIDWYYVPGMQDDMTNSNVIVAWPIPVLNYGSCNVPAPNTLIALRDKKYGDLVRGSAVFIIDSLFAHYYALKQFFGEMKKDSGLLSLGTGDDSLYQQTFNQLATGNIGAYYHVMKLMRSGEYLQAELALGLIVDSCLPEAYLREVININLALRWHGDSLSMQQTTILEGIAMDEGIYGGEATYMARAILREFFNEEATTFRSRPRDFYLFEQRRFMPGYSGVILLSPNPTNGVLHVQLAQKKFDRINIYNQVGVLVDRISFEQQVSQCELSLKLLQPGMYYLGAGLDSELLGIARFVKLE from the coding sequence ATGAAACCAAAGTATATTCTTCGGAGCGTGTTGCTGTTTTTTATTCTTGGACACGCGATTATTACAGATGTACTAGCACAATTAGGGCCACTCGACTATGCGCATCGGGGAATTTATGTAGATAGATTTTTTAATGTTTATCCGGGGAGTTCTACATCATATGTGGATGAAGCATATTCAATGTTAGGCTGCGGCACACTTAATCCGATTACAAATCTCTACCCCAAGGAGGAGGCGCTTTTGACATATTGTAAGGAGAACCATATAAACTATTTAATACTTTACGATGGAAGAATCTTGTTCAATCCAGCGAATCTTGCTCGTATCATCAATGGAAGCACGGTGCAAGATCATCTTTGCCGCTTTATGAATATCGCAGAATCAGATTATTGTATTCAATCTTGGGGCGTGGCAGTTGGAAGTGGCAGCGAGGGGCAAGGTGCCGTGAATTATAATAATTCGAACCCTATCGCAGCCTTTCAATTGACTTCAGCAGAAAGATTGCTGCTGAATGACTCTTTGCTTATTTCAGCAATTGAGGACTCCACCCTGGCCTTTGGCGACACCCTGTGGAATTTGGCTCAAAATCTTCGGGAAGTATTTTCATTAGCTCGCTTCAATAGCATGGGGACATGTATAGATTTTAGTGTCTTGACTACTGAATTTGAGTTTTGGAATACGCAGTCAGGTTTATCATATGCGGGTTTTCAGTCATTAGTCAACGCAATACGTCCAATGGGACTGACTGTGGAAGCATACTTATTCGCCTTTTCGGACGCGGCAGGAGGAGCAGCAAGCCCACAGGATATGGCAGATTGGTTCGATGCTAATTCTACCTGGAATTCCGGTTACCCGAATATTGACCGTGTGCTTGCGACACATTACAATGCCTATTCATCCAACATCGAGAAACCTTTTGATTTCTCATCAACCCGTACTAAAAACAGCCTGCTTAAGTCAGCCTCCACGACAAGAAAAAGTTTGATTCGTCCTCTGTTCAGTGGTGAATCGGATGCATGGTCAGGTGATATTCATAATAATTACACTAGGTATCAGGGTTACTGGATATCTACTACCATCTCTCCCATTGGCTTGGGGACCCTCGACCCACCGCATGCAAGGAACATCTTCTTGGCGGAGAAGTATTATTACAGAGATTGGAGAAGTAATACTTTGGTGAATACCGATATCTCAAGTAATTCGGAGAACGACATCCATCCAGGCGCAACACATTGGTTTGCAGCCAGTATGATGGAGAAATATCTTCGCAACCCTAAAATATTTTATCGATCAGATGCTTTAGGCTGTAGTCCTCAAGCTACCGACAACCTGCAATTCACCTACTGTGGTCCAGTTGAAAGTACTCTTGAGTATGAGTTCGTTATCAAAGATCATTTAGGAACAGTACTGTTTACGACCACAAGACAGGCAAATGGGACATTAGAAGTACCGCAAGGAACATCTATACCGGTAAGTACAATAGCTCCGATCATTGTTCCCCTCGGCTCGAATGGAATCGTGTTGGATAATCTCCATCCGTATCGCGCTGAGCTGACGGTCTATTACAAGAAACTGACTTCATTGCCGGCAACCTATTCAGATTGTGGTCAATATACATACGGTGAAGACTTGTGGATTGCAGAAGCTCCGCACTTAAATGTAATTGGAAACCTTAGGAATTCCTATCAGGTATGCCAGGAAGATCATTTGATTCTTGAAGCATCCGTCAATCCTGGTGCTGTCGGTTCAATTACCTGGTATCGAGAGCCTTTTGGCGGAGGTGCGGCCCAAATACTGTCGATTCAGACTGGCAGGTCAGTTCTTATTTCGGGTAGTAGTGCTCTTACAGATTGGAACACTGGAGATTGGGACTACTACTATACTGTGAGTGCTGGCTGCGGCACTCATCTTGAAAGCAATCATGTCAGAATAAATATTTTGCAGAATCCTAAATTGGAGCCCATCGATCAGGTTTGTGATGATGATCCGTTCTCCACGAATGTAGAGTTGCGTGTAAGTAGCCCTTATGCTGGAGCCACCTATTTGTGGTCGGACCTGACAACCTCGAATACAATGATTGCCTATGGAAGTGGGAAGTACTATGTTAAGATTACGAATGAAGGTGGCTGCACGCGAGAGCTTACCACGATAATCCAAAGTAAACCAACTATCGCAAGCATCGGTAATTGTACTTTGCAGGAAACAGCCTATGGAGGCGTTTCGAGTCCGACAAATACTGATTGGTTTTGGTACAGGAAAGACCCAGTCACACAGCAGAATGTTGCCTTACCTGTGCAATCTCCTGAGTACTTACTAAGCGCAATAAGCGGTGGTTTGTATAGTTGCAGAGTGGAAATGAATACGGTTCCTGGATATTATTCAACCTGTAGGAACAATACCATCCGTTTAGAGCCAATAATTGACGCTGTAAGCAAGATCGATCCATCTTGTAATGGAGCATCAAATGGCTCGATTGACTTGAGTTTTATTAATATCACGGATATTAGATCTTATGCATGGTCTCCCGGCGGATTCACAACTCAAAATATAAGCAATCTTTCTGCGGGCACATATACTTGTACTGTTACAAGTAATACCACTGGATGTACCGCTTCGGTGACAGTCGTTTTACAAGACCCGGGCAGTCTGACGGTTTCTCTGTCGCCTACGTCAGTCAATTGTTCTATAGGATGCGATGGTTCAATCACTGCAACGGTTGGGGGTGGTGTTGGTGGATATAGTTATTCGTGGAACAACGGCGTCGGTACAAATGCCTCGCTAAACAACCTCTGCCCCGGCCCATACACTTGTGTTGTCACGGACGCGAATGGTTGTACTGCTTCGGCAAGTACCGTGCTTGGATCCACTACTGCCAGTTGCAACGGTTCTCAGGTACAGTTTTGCACCGGCGCAACAGCTTCGCAAGTGTTGGCGGCGGGCATCTATGCTCCGGGAACACCTGTTTCCATTGAATCCGATTTTACAGTTGATGTCGATTTTACCTTTGATAATTCTGATGTCGCTATTGCTACCGGAGTGAGAATTCTTGTCGATCCCAACGCCAGACTTCAGGTCATCAATGGTACGGTTCTTCATGCATGTTCCGTAAGCTGGCAGGGAATAGAATTGAAAGATGGAACTTCATCGCTGGAGATACTGACGGGCTCCACTTTGCGCGATGCCGTTGTGGGCGTATTGTCCTCTACGGGTTCTGCGATAGCAATTGACCAGGCGAATTTCCTCCACAATGAGCGATCGATTTTCCTTAAAACTGTACCGTTCCCCGCCTTCAGTTGTCAACGAAGCACGTTCGATTACGGGAACATCAGCTTTAAAGACCCGACGGCTTTCTTCCACATTGGTCTCGAGAATGTTAACGGCGTTCAGATTGGTATCCCTGGCCCCGGATTGGCGAATGATTTCTCGCATGCCCGGTACTGCGTTTCCGCTAACAGCTCCGACTTCACGCTGATAAACAATAATTTCCACGACCTGGGTTATGAGGTCAAGGACGATGCCGGGCAGTACGTCAACATCGGCAATGCGGTACGGGCGATCAATTCACCCTCGAATCAGGTAGTCATTGGCAACAGTTCGGCACCGGACGACCACAACTATTTTCACCTGATTGAATGTGTGGGGATTTACGTAGAGTCGGATTTGGATCAGTTACACATTCGCGGCAATGAGTTCGATAAGGTGTTCCGGTGCATGGACATGACCGGCGTGAGGAATTCGAATGTCACGATCTACGATAACAAGTTCTTTTCGTTCGGATTGGGCTTGTTGGCCGTTGAAATCGAGAGTTCAAACTTTACCGTCAGCGAGAACCAGTTCAACATGGTTTCCTGGGACCCGGATCCAACCCTTTCTGTTCCGCAGCCCTATGGGCTGGTATCCCGGTATGGAACGGTGGCCCTGAGTTTCCAGAACCTTGAACAAACCCCGGTCACCATCCATTGTTTCAATAACCGCATGGCGAATTCAAGGGCGGGAATTCATTTGCGAAACATTGACGGGCTGAGCCAGCCCAACGTGCTGGTGGAGCACAATCAGGTGTTTTATACGCATCCGTCGTACATCTCTTACGGCATTGAGCGGGGCATCTGGCTGGAGCACGATGAGCAAGTCGATGTGCGAAACAACCATATCGCGCTGCGCGACAACGTCCCCAATCCGGATGATGCTTTTCGGTTGACCGGTATTCAGTTTGATTTCACGACCAGCACCCGCATTGATGAGAATTACATTGGCAATATGGGCTTCTCAATAAAAGGGTCTCACCTTTGTCAGGAAACCAGGCTTCATTGTAACAACTTTGACGGATATTCGAACGGAGTCAACGCATATAAACTGAGTTTGCCTACGCAGGGAGATGATGACATTCTTGGAAACCCTGACTTGAGTTATAATAATCAGTGGAATGGAGTTCAAAGTGGCGCTTTTAAAATTGATGGCTCTGTGAGTGGGCCTAGGATAGATTGGTATTATGTACCAGGAATGCAGGATGATATGACTAATTCTAATGTAATTGTTGCATGGCCAATTCCTGTGCTTAATTACGGATCGTGCAATGTGCCGGCACCCAACACACTCATTGCACTAAGGGATAAAAAGTATGGCGACTTGGTTCGGGGAAGTGCTGTTTTTATAATTGACTCGTTATTTGCCCATTATTATGCCCTAAAGCAATTTTTTGGAGAAATGAAGAAGGACAGTGGCCTATTAAGCTTGGGGACAGGCGATGACTCATTGTATCAACAAACATTCAATCAATTGGCTACTGGAAACATTGGAGCCTACTATCATGTCATGAAGTTGATGCGCAGCGGAGAATACCTGCAGGCTGAACTGGCCTTAGGGTTGATTGTCGACAGTTGCCTGCCGGAAGCCTATCTTCGGGAAGTAATCAACATAAATCTTGCTTTAAGATGGCACGGAGACTCGCTTAGTATGCAACAGACAACAATTCTTGAGGGTATTGCCATGGATGAGGGTATTTATGGCGGAGAAGCTACCTACATGGCGCGTGCCATACTCCGGGAGTTTTTCAATGAAGAGGCAACTACCTTCAGGAGCCGACCGCGCGATTTTTATTTATTTGAACAAAGGAGGTTCATGCCAGGTTATTCGGGCGTTATACTGCTATCTCCAAATCCGACCAATGGCGTCTTGCACGTACAGTTGGCTCAAAAGAAATTCGACAGGATCAACATCTATAACCAGGTAGGTGTTTTAGTCGACAGGATTTCTTTTGAGCAGCAGGTCAGCCAGTGTGAATTGAGTTTAAAGTTATTGCAGCCTGGCATGTATTACCTAGGCGCTGGTCTTGATAGTGAACTCCTGGGCATTGCTCGATTTGTTAAATTGGAGTAG
- a CDS encoding mobile mystery protein B: protein MGLTGPVPDGQTLLGEDEKDGLRIPTITTRAELDEYEQQNIEAAMLWIMGRSFRPEVIFSEDHIRNLHRRMFGKVWSWAGTFRQTDKNIGADKWRISIELKLLLDDARYWHEQGIYDPDELAIRFKHRIVSIHCFPNGNGRHSRLMADIIVEKLYRRPAFRWGGDAPDPAATRSAYLAAVRKADQGDYGPLLVFARS, encoded by the coding sequence ATGGGATTGACGGGACCGGTTCCGGACGGACAGACGCTGCTCGGCGAGGACGAGAAAGACGGTTTACGTATCCCCACGATCACGACGCGGGCTGAACTGGACGAGTACGAACAACAGAACATCGAAGCGGCGATGTTATGGATCATGGGGCGTTCGTTCCGGCCGGAGGTGATCTTTTCGGAGGATCACATCCGCAACTTGCACCGCAGGATGTTCGGCAAGGTGTGGTCGTGGGCGGGAACGTTCCGGCAGACCGACAAAAACATCGGCGCCGACAAATGGCGAATTTCCATCGAGCTTAAGCTGTTGCTGGATGACGCCAGGTATTGGCATGAACAAGGAATATATGATCCGGATGAACTTGCCATTCGATTCAAACACCGGATCGTCTCCATCCATTGCTTTCCAAATGGCAACGGCCGGCATAGCCGGTTGATGGCCGATATCATCGTGGAGAAGCTCTACCGGCGGCCGGCATTCCGTTGGGGCGGAGATGCTCCGGACCCTGCTGCGACGAGATCGGCTTACCTCGCTGCAGTCCGGAAGGCGGATCAGGGCGATTACGGACCCTTACTGGTGTTTGCAAGATCTTAG
- the recO gene encoding DNA repair protein RecO, with protein sequence MLQKTRGIVLRTTEYGETSLVVKVFTEAYGLQSYIVNSVRKPGAKTRASVFQPLSLLELVVYHKDRGGLQRASEIRNFPPYRHLPFDMQKSSIVLFLDEVLNKVLQEGGEQQEVFEFLVSSLQLLDLQQPANPDFHLAFLLRLTRLLGFFPAGAPSEATPVFDLQEGVFCSQVPPHPHYLTGEECAAFGSLIEATNDFSKHLQWPLPLKRVMTERLLDYYRLHVPGFGEVRGHKVLEAVWS encoded by the coding sequence ATGCTGCAAAAGACCCGGGGCATCGTGCTGCGCACCACCGAGTACGGGGAAACGAGCCTCGTGGTGAAGGTGTTTACCGAAGCGTACGGGCTGCAATCCTACATCGTCAACAGCGTACGCAAGCCGGGCGCGAAGACGCGCGCTTCGGTATTCCAGCCGTTGTCGCTGCTCGAGCTGGTGGTGTACCACAAAGACCGAGGAGGTTTGCAGCGGGCTTCCGAGATCCGGAACTTTCCGCCTTACCGTCATCTGCCGTTCGACATGCAGAAGAGTTCCATCGTGCTCTTCCTCGACGAAGTCCTGAACAAAGTGTTGCAGGAAGGCGGCGAACAGCAGGAAGTTTTCGAGTTCCTGGTGAGTTCGCTGCAGTTGCTCGACCTGCAGCAGCCGGCCAATCCCGATTTTCATCTCGCGTTCCTGTTGCGCCTGACGCGCCTGTTGGGTTTCTTCCCCGCGGGCGCGCCTTCGGAGGCGACTCCGGTGTTCGATCTGCAGGAAGGCGTATTCTGTTCGCAGGTTCCGCCGCATCCGCATTACCTGACGGGAGAGGAATGCGCGGCCTTCGGATCCCTGATCGAAGCGACGAACGATTTTTCGAAACACCTCCAATGGCCCTTGCCGCTGAAGCGGGTGATGACCGAACGCCTGCTCGATTACTACCGCCTGCACGTGCCGGGGTTTGGTGAGGTGCGGGGGCATAAGGTGTTGGAGGCGGTTTGGAGTTAA
- a CDS encoding T9SS type A sorting domain-containing protein, with the protein MTAVRHANGRDWWLVTRELVDTIVSGGNNFHVFHISPSGITEDIQSIGLSRYSDLGNLTISPQGDRLLFTSYNGIIALFDFDRCTGILSNQVIIDQQNTDIGYMGACFSPNGQRIYVSTNNEESVLYQYDLTAPVIRYTQLPLDTNRECLYSGGQLRLAPDGKVYWSSGWYNGHQFPYPYQDTMYHPVNTHLSVINDPDALGTACNYVRFGHYLGGKRTYWGLPNNPDYSLGPVTGSICDSLTTNVTALPLQEAALHLFYHPDWQQLFVNASGLKGGQGQLQLYSTTGALLLTEAITIQPPYYTRQLDLSKLAQGVYILVLQTATERLSERFLKP; encoded by the coding sequence ATGACAGCCGTCCGCCACGCCAATGGCCGTGATTGGTGGTTGGTCACACGGGAGCTGGTCGATACGATCGTGTCAGGGGGCAATAATTTTCATGTATTCCATATTTCACCTTCCGGAATCACAGAAGATATTCAGTCTATAGGGCTATCCAGATATAGCGATTTGGGTAACCTCACCATTTCACCCCAGGGTGACCGCTTATTATTTACTTCTTATAATGGCATTATCGCGCTTTTCGACTTCGATCGATGCACAGGAATACTGAGCAATCAGGTCATCATTGACCAGCAGAATACGGATATCGGTTATATGGGAGCGTGTTTTTCTCCAAACGGGCAACGGATCTACGTTTCCACGAATAATGAGGAAAGCGTACTTTATCAATATGATCTCACAGCTCCAGTCATCCGGTACACCCAGTTACCGTTGGATACGAATCGGGAATGCCTGTATTCGGGCGGGCAATTGCGATTAGCGCCGGATGGTAAGGTGTACTGGTCATCGGGCTGGTATAACGGGCATCAGTTTCCTTATCCCTACCAGGATACGATGTACCATCCGGTGAATACGCACCTGAGTGTGATCAACGATCCGGATGCTTTGGGTACTGCCTGTAACTATGTTCGCTTCGGGCACTACCTCGGCGGAAAGCGTACTTACTGGGGCCTTCCCAACAACCCTGATTACAGCCTGGGGCCGGTTACTGGTTCGATCTGCGATAGCCTTACCACGAACGTAACGGCGCTTCCGCTTCAGGAGGCTGCGCTGCATTTGTTCTACCACCCCGACTGGCAGCAGTTATTCGTCAACGCCTCCGGTCTTAAAGGAGGCCAGGGCCAACTGCAACTCTACAGCACCACCGGGGCCTTGCTGCTCACCGAAGCGATCACCATCCAGCCGCCCTACTACACCCGCCAGCTCGACCTGAGTAAGCTGGCCCAGGGCGTTTACATCCTAGTGCTCCAAACCGCCACCGAACGCCTCAGCGAACGGTTCCTGAAACCCTGA
- a CDS encoding flippase-like domain-containing protein — MQPDSRQLLRTFRPSRILLPVILGLGAATYLLVRSFDAEAFSHITWSWNSSFWIFMALVMMVIRDWAYMVRIRALTDYELDWKSSFYVIMLWEFSSALAPGMIGGGFFFAIFILNREKINMGKSITAIMLSSFQDGIFLALMAPLVYFTIGKERLFSTMDLNNMNPVKFGEGFFYTFWAVYFIILAYKLFVAYALFVNPRFVKWLLVKTFSLPLLRRWKHSALETGSQLVIASNGLRNKNRKFWFNSFAGTFASWTARYSIVNCLILAFHSAPIDNFVVFARQVIMGIIILFSPTPGGSGLAEFMFTDFLGEFIPRGLSATLGLLWRLISYYPYLFIGAIILPRWIRKRFSREEARVAEAVVKGEVD, encoded by the coding sequence AGCTCCTCCGCACGTTCCGCCCGTCGCGCATTCTGCTGCCGGTCATCCTCGGCCTCGGCGCCGCCACCTATTTGCTGGTGCGCAGCTTCGACGCCGAAGCCTTTTCCCACATCACCTGGAGTTGGAACAGTTCGTTCTGGATCTTCATGGCCCTGGTCATGATGGTGATCCGCGACTGGGCCTACATGGTCCGGATCCGGGCGCTCACCGATTACGAACTCGACTGGAAGAGTTCCTTTTACGTGATCATGCTGTGGGAATTCTCCTCGGCCCTGGCGCCGGGCATGATCGGCGGAGGATTCTTCTTCGCCATCTTCATCCTCAACCGCGAGAAGATCAACATGGGCAAGAGCATCACGGCCATCATGCTCAGCTCGTTCCAGGACGGCATCTTCCTGGCGCTGATGGCGCCGTTGGTCTATTTCACCATCGGGAAAGAACGGCTCTTCTCGACCATGGACCTGAACAACATGAATCCCGTCAAGTTCGGCGAAGGATTCTTCTATACGTTCTGGGCCGTCTATTTCATCATCCTCGCCTACAAACTCTTTGTCGCGTACGCCCTCTTCGTGAACCCGCGCTTCGTGAAGTGGTTGCTCGTGAAAACCTTCTCGCTGCCGCTGCTGCGCCGCTGGAAGCATTCGGCGCTCGAAACGGGCAGTCAGCTCGTCATCGCTTCCAACGGACTGCGCAACAAGAACCGGAAGTTCTGGTTCAACTCCTTTGCCGGCACCTTCGCCTCCTGGACGGCGCGCTACTCGATCGTGAACTGCCTGATCCTCGCCTTTCATTCGGCCCCGATCGACAACTTCGTCGTCTTCGCGCGGCAGGTGATCATGGGCATCATCATCCTGTTCAGTCCCACGCCGGGCGGCAGCGGACTGGCGGAGTTCATGTTCACCGACTTCCTCGGCGAGTTCATTCCGCGCGGCTTGTCGGCCACGCTGGGCTTGTTGTGGCGCCTCATCTCGTACTATCCCTACCTCTTCATCGGCGCCATCATCCTGCCCCGCTGGATCCGCAAGCGCTTCTCGCGCGAAGAAGCCCGGGTCGCGGAGGCCGTGGTGAAAGGCGAAGTGGATTGA